In Gallus gallus isolate bGalGal1 chromosome Z, bGalGal1.mat.broiler.GRCg7b, whole genome shotgun sequence, one DNA window encodes the following:
- the NANS gene encoding sialic acid synthase, with product MPREFELCPGRRIGGDNPCFIIAEIGQNHQGDLDIAKRMIRMAKECGADCAKFQKSELEYKFNKKALERPYTSKHSWGKTYGEHKRHLEFSHDQYRELKKYAEEVGIFFTASGMDEMAVEFLHELDVPFFKVGSGDTNNFPYLEKTAKKGRPMVISSGMQSMNTMRQVYQIVKPLNPNFCFLQCTSAYPLQPEDVNLRVIPAYQSAFPDIPIGYSGHETGIAISVAAVALGAKVVERHVTLDKTWKGSDHQASLEPKELAELVKAIRAVEKAMGSPIKQLLPCEMACNEKLGKSVVAKVTIPEGTILTLDMLTVKVGEPKGFAPEAIFDLVGQKVKKTIEEDETITEQAVENHVKKVKC from the exons ATGCCGCGGGAGTTCGAGCTGTGCCCCGGGCGCCGCATCGGCGGCGACAATCCCTGCTTCATCATCGCGGAGATCGGGCAGAACCACCAGGGCGACCTGGACATCGCCAAGCGCATGATCCGCATGGCCAAG GAGTGTGGGGCAGACTGTGCTAAGTTTCAGAAGAGCGAGCTGGAATACAAATTCAACAAAAAAGCCTTAGAGAGGCCGTACACCTCCAAACACTCCTGGGGGAAGACCTACGGGGAGCACAAGCGCCACTTGGAGTTCAGTCATGACCAGTACAGAGAGCTGAAGAAGTATGCAGAGGAGGTTGGGATTTTCTTCACGGCTTCTGGCATGGATGAG atGGCTGTGGAATTTCTTCATGAACTGGATGTTCCGTTTTTCAAAGTAGGATCAGGAGATACAAACAATTTTCCGTATTTGGAAAAGACTGCAAAGAAAG GACGCCCAATGGTGATTTCCAGCGGGATGCAGTCGATGAACACAATGCGCCAGGTTTATCAGATTGTGAAGCCCCTCAATCCAAACTTCTGCTTCCTGCAATGCACCAGTGCCTACCCGCTGCAGCCCGAGGACGTCAATCTCCGTGTTATACCG GCGTATCAGTCAGCCTTTCCCGACATCCCCATTGGCTATTCGGGGCATGAAACCGGCATTGCCATTTCGGTGGCAGCTGTTGCTCTGGGTGCGAAAGTCGTGGAGCGGCACGTGACTCTGGACAAAACATGGAAAGGAAGTGACCACCAGGCATCCCTGGAGCCAAAGGAACTGGCCGAGTTGGTGAAAGCCATCCGTGCTGTGGAAAAAGCAATGGGCTCTCCAATCAAACAGCTCTTGCCTTGCGAAATGGCTTGCAATGAAAAG CTGGGGAAGTCTGTTGTGGCAAAAGTGACCATTCCTGAAGGAACCATACTGACACTTGACATGCTGACAGTGAAGGTGGGAGAGCCGAAGGGATTTGCTCCAGAAGCCATCTTTGATCTGGTGGGCcagaaggtaaaaaaaacaattgaAGAGGATGAAACCATCACTGAGCAAGCAGTGGAAAATCACGTCAAGAAAGTGAAGTGCTAA
- the TRIM14 gene encoding tripartite motif-containing protein 14, which produces MAQGQPWVAAGPRGCAVHSGRPLELFCGDCGRCVCALCPALGPHRGHDARLLLQAARDKQELLTVYLRNLEVRKEQQAGNRRSVEQAADDLKAHAATSKQQLLDRVTQLQLLLQEEERLARNVIDEKTQQALEAHGQQVQSCQEELAALEAFSRRIREIQQCSDPIQFLEKCTEIEKEMQDSRRQPEQWHPIPLSFEHILNHYSCLMKFLQSILQKPLEVRLKEDVFGSLNATSKREPGTMLKTMSPVDRMLFLKHARSPTWEYDSLHPRLKLSDDRLVVSCNWRRIFYPCGPQRFDKLWQVLSRDAFLSGSHYWEVDLLHAGAGWWIGAAYPSIGRKGDSESCRLGWNRASWCIKKFDLEYWAFHKGERIPLLIEDDPDRIGVFLDYEAGILSFYNVTDGMTHLHTFRCKFTEPVYPALRLWEGSIGIWKLT; this is translated from the exons ATGGCGCAGGGGCAGCCGTGggtggcggcggggccgcggggctgcGCCGTGCACTCGGGGCGGCCGCTGGAGCTCTTCTGCGGGGACTGCGGCCGCTGCGTCTGCGCCCTCTGCCCGGCGCTGGGTCCGCACCGCGGCCACGACGCCCGCCTGCTCCTCCAGGCGGCCCGCGACAAGCAG GAACTCCTCACAGTGTATTTGAGGAATCTAGAGGTGAGAAAAGAGCAACAAGCTGGTAACAGAAGGAGCGTAGAGCAAGCTGCTGATGATCTAAAG GCACACGCCGCTacaagcaaacagcagctgctggacaGAGTGACACAGCTCCAGTTACTGCTTCAGGAAGAGGAGAGACTGGCACGAAATGTCATTGATGAAAAGACTCAGCAGGCCCTTGAAGCACATGGTCAGCAGGTGCAGTCCTGTCAAGAAGAGCTTGCAGCCCTGGAGGCATTCTCACGTCGAATCAGAGAGATACAGCAGTGCAGTGATCCTATTCAGTTCCTGGAG aaatgcacagaaattGAGAAGGAAATGCAGGATTCAAGGAGACAGCCGGAACAGTGGCATCCGATACCACTCTCATTTGAGCACATACTCAACCACTATTCATGTCTCATGAAATTTCTTCAGTCCATTCTACAGAAGCCGCTAGAAGTTCGGCTTAAAGAAG ATGTATTCGGTAGCCTTAATGCCACCTCAAAGAGGGAGCCTGGAACAATGCTGAAAACCATGTCTCCTGTTGATCGGATGCTTTTCTTAAAAC ATGCAAGATCACCAACCTGGGAATATGACAGCCTTCATCCAAGGCTGAAGTTGTCTGATGACCGTCTCGTAGTAAGCTGTAACTGGAGGAGGATATTTTACCCTTGTGGTCCGCAGAGATTTGATAAATTATGGCAAGTGCTAAGCAGAGATGCATTCCTCTCTGGGAGCCATTACTGGGAAGTTGACCTCCTTCATGCTGGAGCTGGGTGGTGGATTGGTGCAGCCTACCCTTCCATTGGCAGGAAAGGAGACTCTGAAAGCTGTCGCCTAGGCTGGAATAGAGCATCTTGGTGCATTAAAAAGTTTGATCTTGAATACTGGGCATTTCACAAGGGGGAGAGGATCCCTCTCCTGATAGAAGATGATCCTGATCGCATTGGTGTTTTTCTGGATTATGAAGCTGGAATCCTTTCATTCTATAATGTTACTGATGGCATGACGCATTTGCACACCTTCCGCTGCAAGTTCACAGAGCCAGTTTATCCAGCTTTGAGGCTCTGGGAAGGGTCCATTGGAATATGGAAACTAACGTAA